The nucleotide sequence CTCCACGCCGACTGGCTCTTCCTGGGGACCAGCGGCGTCCGTCCCAGCGGGCAGATCATGGACACCACGGTCATCGAGGTCCCGGTGAAACGGGCGATGATAGCGGCCAGTGACCAGGTGGTGCTGCTCGCCGACGCGGGCAAGTTCCCCGGCACCGGCATGACCAAGGTCTGCGGCCCCGAGGATCTCGACGCAGTAGTGACCAACGCCCCCTCGGACTCGGCCACGTGCTCGGTGTTCGAGCAGGCAGGAGTAAAGGTGGTGCGGGTGTGAAGCTGACCATTCTCGGCGGCGGCGGGTTCCGGGTGCCGCTCGTGTACGGGGCGCTGCTCGCCGACCGCTCCCCGGGCCGCGTCACCCATGTCACGCTCCACGACCTGGACGCCGCCCGGCTGGGCGCCGTCGCCCGGGTCCTGGCCGAACAGGCCGCGGCCGGCCCGGGAGGCACCGCCCGGCCGGAAGCCGGGGGAGCGCCCACGGTGTCCCACACCACCGACCTCGACGAGGCGCTGCGCGGTGCCGACTTCGTCTTCTCGGCGATCCGCGTCGGCGGCCTCGAAGGCCGCGCCGCCGACGAGCGCGTCGCCCTGGACCACGGTGTCCTCGGTCAGGAGACGGTGGGCGCGGGCGGCATCGCCTACGGGCTGCGCACCGTCCCCGTCGCCGTCGACATCGCCCGGCGGGTCGCCCGGCTGGCCCCCGACGCCTGGGTCATCAACTTCACCAACCCCGCGGGCCTGGTCACCGAGGCCATGTCCCGCCACCTCGGCGACCGGGTCATCGGCATCTGCGACTCGCCGGTGGGCCTCGGCCGCCGGGTCGCCCGCGCGCTCGGCGCCGACCCGGACCGCGCGTGGATCGACTACGTCGGCCTGAACCACCTCGGCTGGCTGCGCGGCCTGCGCGTCGCCGGGCGCGACGAACTCCCGCGTCTGCTCGCCGACCCCGAGGCCCTCGGCTCGTTCGAGGAGGGCAAGCTCTTCGGCCCCGAGTGGCTCGCCTCCCTCGGCGCGATCCCCAACGAGTACCTGCACTACTACTACTTCAACCGGGAAGCGGTACGCGCCTACCGCGAGGCCGAGCAGACCCGCGGCGCCTTCCTCCGCGACCAGCAGGCGCGGTTCTACGAGGTGATGGAGCAGGGCCACGCCCCGGCGCTCGCGACCTGGGACCGCACCCGCGCCGAGCGCGAGGCCACCTACATGGCGGCCAACCGCGAGGCGGCGGGCGCCGGCGAGCGCGACGAGTCGGACCTGGAGTCCGGCGGCTACGAACAGGTCGCCCTCGCCCTCATGCGCGCCATCGCCCGCGACGAGCGCACCACCCTCATCCTCAACGTCCGCAACCGCACCACGCTGGGCGCGCTCGACGAGGACGCCGTCATCGAGGTGCCCTGCCTGGTGGACGCGAGCGGCGCGCACCCGGTCTCCGTCGACCCGCTGCCCGGCCACGCCACCGGCCTGGTGTGCGCCGTCAAGGCCGTCGAGCGCGAGGTCATGAACGCCGCCGACAGCGGCTCGCGCGCCACCGCCGCCAAGGCGTTCGCCCTCCACCCCCTCGTCGACTCGGTCGCCGTCGCCCACCGCCTCGTCGACGGCTACACCACGGCACACCCCGGACTCGCCTACCTGAACCGCCCGTAGGAGCCCTCGCCATGCATGACGAACGCCGCCGCATCGAGGACCGCGTCCAGCGCGTCCTCACCCAGCGCATCCAGCCCGCCGCCCACTCGGCCTCCGTGCCCTTCACGATCGAGGCATGGCAGGCACCCGACGAACCGGTGCCCTTCGCCGAGGCGGCAGGCGCGCCGTACGAGCCCTTCACCACCGGGACCCCCTGGGGCCCGCCCTGGGGCACCACCTGGTTCAAGGTGCACGGCGAGGTCCCCGCCGCGTGGGCGGGCAAGCGCGTCGAGGCCGTCTTCGACCTCGGCTTCGTCGGCGACTGGCCGGGCAACCAGGCCGAGGCACTGGTCCACACCACAGACGGCGCCCCGCTCAAGGCGGTCAACCCGCAGAACCAGTACGTGCCGGTGGCGCACCCCGCCGAGGGCGGCGAGCACGTCTCGTACCTCATCGAGGCCGCCTCCAACCCCGACATCCTCGCGAACGACTTCAGCCGCCCCACCCCGCTCGGCGACAAGCTCACCGCGGGCCGCGCCCCCCTCTACACCTTCGGCCGCGCCGACCTGGCCGTACTGGACGAACAGGTATGGCACCTGGGCCTGGACCTCACCGTGCTGCGCGAGCTGATGCTCGAGCTGAGCGAGCACGACCCCCGCCGCCACGAGATCGCCCACGCCCTCGACCGCGCCCTGGACCGGCTGGACCTGGACCACATCTCCGGCACCGCCACCGACGTACGCGACGCCCTGCGCGGTGTGCTGGAGCGCCCCGCCAACGCCAGCGCCCACACCCTCTCGGCCGTCGGCCACGCGCATATCGACTCCGCCTGGCTGTGGCCCATACGCGAGACCAAGCGCAAGACATCGCGCACCTTCTCCAACGTCACGGCGCTCGCCGAGGAGTACCCGGAGTTCATCTTCGCCTGCTCGCAGGCGCAGCAGTACGCCTGGGTCAAGGAGCACTACCCCCAGGTCTGGGACCGCATCCACGAGGCCGTGCGCAACGGGCAGTGGGCACCGGTGGGCGGCATGTGGGTGGAGGCCGACGGCAACCTGCCCGGCGGCGAGGCACTGGCCCGCCAGCTCATCCACGGCAAGCGCTTCTTCCTGGACGAGTTCGGCATCGAGACCAAGGGCGTGTGGCTGCCCGACTCCTTCGGCTACAACGCGTGCTTCCCGCAACTGGCCAGGCTGGCGGGGAACGAGTGGTTCCTGACCCAGAAGCTCTCCTGGAACCAGACCAACAAGCTGCCCCACCACACCTTCTGGTGGGAAGGCATCGACGGCTCCCGGGTCTTCACCCACTTCCCGCCGGTGGACACCTACAACGCCGAGTTCTCCGGCCAGGAGATGGCCCACGCCGTACGCAACTACCAGGACAAGGGACGCGGCACCCGCTCCCTGGCACCCTTCGGGCACGGCGACGGGGGCGGCGGGCCCACCCGCGAGATGATGGAGCGGGCGCGCCGGCTGGCCAACCTGGAGGGCTCCGCGAAGGTCGTCATCGAGCACCCCGACGACTTCTTCGCCGCCGCCCGGGCCGAATACCCCGACGCCCCGGTGTGGACCGGCGAGCTGTATCTGGAGCTGCACCGCGCCACCTACACCTCGCAGGCCCGCACCAAGCAGGGCAACCGGCGCAGCGAGCACCTGCTGCGCGAGGCGGAGCTGTGGTCGACGGCCGCCGCGCTGCACGCCGACCGCCCCTACCCGTACGAGCGTCTCGACCGGCTGTGGAAGACGGTGCTGCTCCACCAGTTCCACGACATCCTGCCGGGCTCGTCGATCGCCTGGGTGCACCGCGAGGCGGAGGCGGAGTACGCGCGGGTGGCGGCGGAACTGACCGAACTCACGGCCCAGGCGATGGCGGCGCTGGGCGGTGCCGCCGCGACCGGATCCGGTGCGCGGGTGTTCAACACGAGCCCCCGCCCGCGTGCCGAGGTCGTCGCCGTCCCCGCGGGCACGGCCGAAGGCCAGTCGCTGGCGGACGGCACCGTCGCCGTCTACGCGCGGGTGCCGGCGTCCGGCGCCGCCCCGCTGACCGCGGCCGCGGCCCCCGAACCCGTCACCGTCACCGGCGGCCGCGTCCTGGACAACGGCCTGGTCAGGGTCGAGCTAGCCGAGGACGGCACGCTCGCCTCCGTACGGGACCTGGTGGCCGGCCGCGAGGTCCTGGCCCCGGGCGCGGCGGGCAACCTCCTGCGACTCCACAGCGACCTGCCCAACTACTGGGACGCCTGGGACATCGACAAGCACTACCGGCAGCGCTGGACCGACCTGCTCGACGCCGACGCGGTCACCGTCGCCGAGGAGGGCCCGCTGCTCGGCGCCCTGCGCGTGGAGCGCGCCTTCGGCAAGGACGGCCGCTCGCGCATCGTCCAGACCATCACCGTCCGCGCGGGCAGCCGCCGTATCGACTTCGCGACCGAGATCGACTGGCACGAGGCCGAGAAGATCCTCAAGGCCGCCTTCCCCATCGACATCCACGCGGACCGGTCCACCGCCGAGATCCAGTTCGGCCATGTCCACCGCCCGACCCACACCAACACCAGCTGGGAGGCGGCCCGCTTCGAGGTGTACGGCCACCGCTGGGTGCATGTCGCCGAGCCGGGCTACGGAGTGGCGGTCCTCAACGACTCGACCTACGGGCACGACGTGGCCCGCACCACCCACGACAGGGGCGAGGGCACCGGCGGTACGACGACCACCGTCCGGCTCAGCCTGGTGCGCGCCCCGCGGGTGCCCGACCCCGAGGCCGACCAGGGCATCCACCGCTTCACCTACGCCCTCCTGCCCGGCGCGACCATCGAGGACGCGATCGCCGAGGGCTACGCGCTCAACCTCCCGCTGCGCGTCGCCGACTCCGGCGCGGCCGTGGCGCCGCTGGTCACCACGGACGGCCCGGCCGCCGTCGTCGAGGCGGTCAAGCTCGCCGACGACCGTTCGGGCGATGTCGTGGTGCGGCTCTACGAGTCGCTCGGCGGCCGTACCCGCACCACCCTCCGCCCCGGCTTCTCCCACACCGGCGTCACCGTCACCGACCTGCTGGAACGCCCGCTCACCGAGGTCCAGGACGTGCCGAGGACCGATGCGGACGGCAACGTCACGGTGAGTCTGCGCCCGTTCCAGATCCTGACCCTGCGGCTGAAGCGGAGCTGACGCCATGGCCATGCGACCGTGGTTCCCCGACGCGAAGTTCGGGATCTTCATCCACTGGGGCATCTACGCCGTGGACGGCGTGCAGGAATCCTGGTCCTTCTTCGAGGGCGACGTCCCGCACGAGACGTACATGGCGCAGCTCGACGGGTTCACCGCGGCGCGGTACGACCCCCGCGCATGGGCCGCCCTCTTCGCCCGCGCCGGAGCCCGCTACGCCGTGCTGACCAGCCGCCATCACGACGGTGTCGCCCTGTGGGACACCGCCCTCGGCGACCTGAACGTGGTCCGGCACACCCCGGCCGGCCGCGACCTCGTGGCCCCGTACGCCGAAGCCCTGCGCGAACAGGGCCTGAAGGTCGGCCTCTACTACTCGCACAGTGACTGGAACCACCCCGACTACGCCTCCACCCGCTACGAGGGACGGCCGCCCGAGCAGGAGAACAACCCGTACGCCGAGGTCCCGAAGGAAGAGGAGGACCTCGACGCCTGGGCGCGCTACCTCGCCTACCGCGACGGCCAGGTGAACGAGCTCACCACCCGTTTCCGCCCCGACCTCCTGTGGTTCGACGGCGAGTGGGAGCGCACCGAGGAGCAGTGGGAGATCCGCGAGCTGGCCCGGCTCATCCGCGCCGAGGTCCCGGACTGCGTGCTGAACGCGCGCATGCTGAGCGAGGGCGACTACGCCACCCCCGAGCAGGGCGTGCCGATCGAGCCGCCCGCCGGGCCCTGGGAGCTGTGCCTGACCTTCAACGACTCATGGGGCTTTCAGCACCACGACCACAACTACAAGACGACGACCCAGCTGATCCGCTACTTCTCCGAGACCATCGGCGCGGGCGGCAATCTGCTGCTCTCCGTGGGCCCGAAGGAGGACGGCACGATCCCGGACGAGCAGGTCGAGCGCCTCGAAGGCATGGGCGCCTGGATCGCCCGGCACGCGGACGCGGTGTACGGCACCGTCGCGGGCCTGCCCGCCGGGCACCACTACGGCCCCAGCACCCTCGCGGCCGACCGCCGCACCCTCTATCTGACGGTCTTCGACATCCCGCGCTCGCCCATCGGCGTACGGGGCCTTAGGACCCCCGTACGCCGGGTGACCGTCCTCGGCACCGGCACCGAGCTCGGCCACCAGGTGATCGGCGGCCTTCACGAAGTCCCCGGCGTGCTGTGGATCGACCCGCCGGCGGCCGCCGACCTCGACGACCACGCCACGGTCCTCGCCGTCGAACTCGACTCCGAGCTGGAGCTGTACCGGGGGCACGGCCGGTCCTGAAGGGAGGCACGTCAGCCGATGGTGATGACGATCTTGCCTGGGGTCCCACCGGCGGCCAGGGCGCGCCGCGCGTTGGCCGCGTGTTCCAGCGGCGTCGCTGTGAGCACGCCGCTGCCGACGGTGTCCAGGGCAACGTCCACGCCATTGGGGCGAGTTCGCGGACGTGACCTGCAGCACCGTGGCCGTAGGTGACCGGCTCGGCCCCGAGCGTGCGCAGGTAGTCGTGGTCGCGCGGTGAGGCGGTGCCGATGACGCGTGCTCCGCCCGATCGGGCGATCTGCACCGCGAGCGAGCCGACGCCTCGCCGTAGCCGGACGCTCACCTCGGCCGCGTGGAAGGATCAGCCTATGCGGTCACGACTGGCGTTCGGGGACGAGTTACGGGCCGAGCTGGGATCACCCAGGAGCTCTCGCAGGCTGGGCAGCAGTGCGCGCTCGCGGGTGTGGCGCGTTGAGTTGCCAGGGACATCGGCGGTGGTGAAGCAGATCGTCGACGGGCCCGATGCCGACGAGCGATACGCCCGCGAGGTGGCCGCCCTGCGGCTCGCCGCCCGAGCCGAAACGCCCATCGTGCCCGCGCTGCTCGCCACCGATTCCGGCGAGCGGGTGCTGGTGCTGGAGCATCTGGATCACCAACGCCCGGCCGGGGACTGGATCGTCGGCTACGCGGCCGCTCTGGCGCGGCTGCACGCCACCGCCCGTCCGGAGGATGCCGGGATACTTCCGCGATGGCAGGGCCCGAACCGGGCCGACATCGACTCCTTCCTCGGGCTGGCCGTGGCGCTCCAGGTTCCTGTTACGCCCGGTGTCTCCGATGAACTCGATGACCTCGTGAACCGACTCGACCAGGCACCCGGCCATGCCCTGCTCCACGGGGATCCCTGTCCCGGGAATGATCTCCACACCGCCACGGGGATCAGATTCATCGACTTCGAGCAGGCGTCACTGGGCAGCGGTCTGATGGAGCTGGCCTATCTGCGTATCGGCTTCCCGACCTGCTGGTGTGTCACTTCGGCGTCCGAGCCGCTGCTGGAGCGGGCCGAGCGCGCCTACCGCACGGCGTGGCGCACCGCGACCGGCACCGAGACCCAGGACGGCCTTGCCGACGCGTGCGCCGGCTGGCTGCTCCGCGGCGACGCGCTGGTCGAGCGGGCGCGCCGCGAAAGCGATGACCATCTGGCCCGGATTCCGCAACGGGACTGGAAGTGGGGCACGGCGACAGCCCGGCAACGGCTCGTCCACCGGCTCGGTGTCGTCAGCAAGCTGACCGCCGATCACACCTCTCTGAGCGGCGTGAGCCGCCTCACCACCGGCCTGCGCCAACGCATGCTCACTCGCTGGCCGGCACTGCGGCCGGTCCCGGCAAAGCGACCGTAGAGCCCGGCCGGCGCCCCGGCCGGCGAGGTCGGGGCCGGGACTTCCCGGACCGGGCCCGGTGGAAGCGCCGAAACCTCGTACGTCCCATGCGTCTCGGAGATCGGCGTTTCGGCCAACCATCGGTACCGCACGGCGGCGCTGCCACGGCGACCGCACACTCGCCCCCTTGCGGCTCAAGGGCTCCAGCACGTCCGGAATCGAGCGCGTTCGATTCCCTCTCCGCGTCGTTATGCCGTGCACTGCCGAGCCATCCAGGCGCGGCACCCACCCCCAGGAGGGATGCAGGTGACGATGACCGACACCTCGACCGCACACCCGAAGACGCCACCCCCTCCACCCCCGGCCACCATCACCTTCGAAGGCCAGCACGGCAAGAACCC is from Streptomyces hygroscopicus and encodes:
- a CDS encoding alpha-L-fucosidase, whose protein sequence is MAMRPWFPDAKFGIFIHWGIYAVDGVQESWSFFEGDVPHETYMAQLDGFTAARYDPRAWAALFARAGARYAVLTSRHHDGVALWDTALGDLNVVRHTPAGRDLVAPYAEALREQGLKVGLYYSHSDWNHPDYASTRYEGRPPEQENNPYAEVPKEEEDLDAWARYLAYRDGQVNELTTRFRPDLLWFDGEWERTEEQWEIRELARLIRAEVPDCVLNARMLSEGDYATPEQGVPIEPPAGPWELCLTFNDSWGFQHHDHNYKTTTQLIRYFSETIGAGGNLLLSVGPKEDGTIPDEQVERLEGMGAWIARHADAVYGTVAGLPAGHHYGPSTLAADRRTLYLTVFDIPRSPIGVRGLRTPVRRVTVLGTGTELGHQVIGGLHEVPGVLWIDPPAAADLDDHATVLAVELDSELELYRGHGRS
- a CDS encoding alpha-mannosidase, which produces MHDERRRIEDRVQRVLTQRIQPAAHSASVPFTIEAWQAPDEPVPFAEAAGAPYEPFTTGTPWGPPWGTTWFKVHGEVPAAWAGKRVEAVFDLGFVGDWPGNQAEALVHTTDGAPLKAVNPQNQYVPVAHPAEGGEHVSYLIEAASNPDILANDFSRPTPLGDKLTAGRAPLYTFGRADLAVLDEQVWHLGLDLTVLRELMLELSEHDPRRHEIAHALDRALDRLDLDHISGTATDVRDALRGVLERPANASAHTLSAVGHAHIDSAWLWPIRETKRKTSRTFSNVTALAEEYPEFIFACSQAQQYAWVKEHYPQVWDRIHEAVRNGQWAPVGGMWVEADGNLPGGEALARQLIHGKRFFLDEFGIETKGVWLPDSFGYNACFPQLARLAGNEWFLTQKLSWNQTNKLPHHTFWWEGIDGSRVFTHFPPVDTYNAEFSGQEMAHAVRNYQDKGRGTRSLAPFGHGDGGGGPTREMMERARRLANLEGSAKVVIEHPDDFFAAARAEYPDAPVWTGELYLELHRATYTSQARTKQGNRRSEHLLREAELWSTAAALHADRPYPYERLDRLWKTVLLHQFHDILPGSSIAWVHREAEAEYARVAAELTELTAQAMAALGGAAATGSGARVFNTSPRPRAEVVAVPAGTAEGQSLADGTVAVYARVPASGAAPLTAAAAPEPVTVTGGRVLDNGLVRVELAEDGTLASVRDLVAGREVLAPGAAGNLLRLHSDLPNYWDAWDIDKHYRQRWTDLLDADAVTVAEEGPLLGALRVERAFGKDGRSRIVQTITVRAGSRRIDFATEIDWHEAEKILKAAFPIDIHADRSTAEIQFGHVHRPTHTNTSWEAARFEVYGHRWVHVAEPGYGVAVLNDSTYGHDVARTTHDRGEGTGGTTTTVRLSLVRAPRVPDPEADQGIHRFTYALLPGATIEDAIAEGYALNLPLRVADSGAAVAPLVTTDGPAAVVEAVKLADDRSGDVVVRLYESLGGRTRTTLRPGFSHTGVTVTDLLERPLTEVQDVPRTDADGNVTVSLRPFQILTLRLKRS
- a CDS encoding aminoglycoside phosphotransferase — its product is MRSRLAFGDELRAELGSPRSSRRLGSSARSRVWRVELPGTSAVVKQIVDGPDADERYAREVAALRLAARAETPIVPALLATDSGERVLVLEHLDHQRPAGDWIVGYAAALARLHATARPEDAGILPRWQGPNRADIDSFLGLAVALQVPVTPGVSDELDDLVNRLDQAPGHALLHGDPCPGNDLHTATGIRFIDFEQASLGSGLMELAYLRIGFPTCWCVTSASEPLLERAERAYRTAWRTATGTETQDGLADACAGWLLRGDALVERARRESDDHLARIPQRDWKWGTATARQRLVHRLGVVSKLTADHTSLSGVSRLTTGLRQRMLTRWPALRPVPAKRP
- a CDS encoding 6-phospho-beta-glucosidase; the protein is MKLTILGGGGFRVPLVYGALLADRSPGRVTHVTLHDLDAARLGAVARVLAEQAAAGPGGTARPEAGGAPTVSHTTDLDEALRGADFVFSAIRVGGLEGRAADERVALDHGVLGQETVGAGGIAYGLRTVPVAVDIARRVARLAPDAWVINFTNPAGLVTEAMSRHLGDRVIGICDSPVGLGRRVARALGADPDRAWIDYVGLNHLGWLRGLRVAGRDELPRLLADPEALGSFEEGKLFGPEWLASLGAIPNEYLHYYYFNREAVRAYREAEQTRGAFLRDQQARFYEVMEQGHAPALATWDRTRAEREATYMAANREAAGAGERDESDLESGGYEQVALALMRAIARDERTTLILNVRNRTTLGALDEDAVIEVPCLVDASGAHPVSVDPLPGHATGLVCAVKAVEREVMNAADSGSRATAAKAFALHPLVDSVAVAHRLVDGYTTAHPGLAYLNRP